The sequence GGTTTTGTGTTAACCATGATCCAATTGATGTTTTCTGATTCATCCTTGCATTTCTGGCTCCAAAGCTCCCACATCTTGCATGAACATGGAGAGTGAGCTTCCAATAAGCAGTTAAAACAAAACGTAAGTCCACAAGAACACTCCACTTCACAACACGGGTCATCCTCGACACATATGGCATTTCCACAATGTGGTGTACTTGGACACCACTTAACCTTATTATTGTCCTCAACATAAGATTCAAGAAGAAAACGGTCAAACCGACAAACAACATCAGGGCTTTTTTTAGCAACTAGTTTCCTCACAATGGCCTCATCACAAATAGCATTGCACTTTGGGGTTATGCAACTGATCCTTCTACTTGCTCCATTATTTATCTTGACAATAAAATGTTCAGTCCAACcttaacaaaatcaaatataatgTCAATATAactttaaaacaacaaaagaaaaggatggTACTGCAAAAAAGATTGAAAAACTTACAGTTATTGCAGTAATAGTGTCCACAACTCATAACACTGAATTCATCCTTTGAGAAGTCATCAAAACAGACATTGCAAGTGATTTGGGATAAAGCAGAGAAAGAGGagtcattattattgttataattattatcgTCAAGGACCAACCCTGCCTCTAAAAATAattgttctttccctttcctgtCAAATAATTCTAAGATCTTTGTGACATCCCAGCGGTTGTGGATGAGCAATATACGTGCAGAACTCTCGGATAAAGATAGGAATTCTATGACTTTTTGCAAAGCTTCCATCTAATAAACATTGCCATTGCATCTAACTTAGTAAATCACATgtaaaatttacatgaaatcaATTAATTACAAAAGTTACCTGCAGTGTCAAAAGGGACTTCTCTTCTATTACCTGCAAGATTAAATCCAAGATTACAAGGAATAGTCAGTTCAGAAAATGTTTAAGAACAATATATACACAACACAAACAGAAAAAGAAATCTTCTAAACATATTACAGTGCTAAAACTTATAAAATCAAACATATGAagtaataatgaaaatgaaagaaaatgattaaatctcttttttttagacattaatgaaaaataaacaagaagaagataaacTAAATGCTAATCCTTcagcaataataaaatatgtatttaaaaaagcACACACCTTTATACAGTGGAATAGAaactaattaaaacaataaacacatgatcttgaataaaaatcaaaacttgaGCACAAAACTATCATGGATAAAACTCCAACTCAACAATCACATGTCAgtatatttaaaattcaaaagttcAAAACCTACTTCCtgattcaatgaaaaaaataaattatgaatataGAATAGAACTCATCTTTAAACAATGGAATAAAACTACAACGAGAAACAGATGATCTTGAATAAAAATCGAAACTTGAGTACAAAACTATCATGGACAAAACTCCAACTCAACAATCACATGTCAATATACTTTAAAGTTCAAAAGTTCAAAAATCTACTTCTtgtttcaatgaaaaaaaaaaaaaaatctatatatagaAGCACACATCtataaacacaaaaaacataatCTTAAATAAAAACCGAAACTTGAGCACAAAACTATCATGACAAAACTCCAACTCAACAACCACAAGCCAGTAatcttaaaattcaaaaaattccaaatcttCTTTCTTGATTCACTGTACTTCCTCACAAaaccataacaaaaataaatagttgAGACGTTTACATAATTCACTATTTTTAACAAATTCGATAATACAGAGATTCTTATTAttctaatttgaattttatattagtataaatattaatggaagaaaaacaaaaaaaaaccaaagattgATCAGAATCACAGATTAACAATGCTGAAAAATCCATAAACAGAAAACCATATATACCGTGTATTCGTAGGAGTTTGTACTGGAATCCTCATCGCAAAGGGGGTCATCAAAGAGATCATCGTAGCAgtcatcatcgtcatcgtcCCCAGCGTCCTCGTCGTCGCTCGATTGGGAATAGTAGTAGTCATCATCATCCATGGAGAAGGGTTTTGTGAGATCACCacacaaatgagaaagaaagaagaaaaagcattgAAAGTGTCAGGTTGAGGCTTaaagggtttatatatatatagtattgtgtttatttatttattaattggaccctgataattttgttttaattggagTCAAATTCGAATTCTTATccgaataaaaaacaaaattttgatgaaataaaattttgagaaattatttaaatatacatTACCCTATCTATAAAATAACCCTGATTTTAACATATCCTCAAAAGacatactttttttattatggtcATAACTTTCCAGTCCAATCGTAATAGCAGTGCAATAATGGCTACCAAATTACTTTCCTACCCTTTAaatattatctaatttttaaagCTTTAAAccattttattaatcaaattggCTCGCATCCtaaagaagcaaaaaaaaaatttaagattcaTCTTTTTCTCCACATCACTGTCTTATCCACACGAGGAGAGAAAACTATTGTGAGTGTCTTTGGTGCCTGAGCCTTCTTTTATTGATTGATAATGGGGGAGAATAACCGGAGGGGTGTAATGGTACAAAACTCAAAAAagttgaatttattaaaattacaaaatgtcAGAGGAACTTTTTGAAATATTCCAAAGTTTCAgagactaaaaaataatttttctaatattaaaaaatatatatatatatatatagctttaaaaataaaataaaataaattgaattaaaatttccATTGCCGGGATTTGAACCCGGGTCGCCTGGGTGAAAGCCAGGTATCCTAACCGGACTAGACGACAATGGATTGGTGAAGCGTCTTTGCGTTGAATATTATACAACACATATAAAAAACCATTGATACAGTGCACATCAAAATAGTAAGAAAAGATTACAAGGATTAAGGAACAGCCATGATTTGGCATTCAATAATCAATATATGATCAGAAATTaagcaaatttttttatttgattgctGCAGTAATCCCTCCTGAAACATCTGACAAACAACAGTTTTAAGTTTTAGTCAGTATCAACTTGCCTAGAGGAACAAACAATAGTTTGTAGTTTTTACCTTTGAGTAAAGCTAGTACTTtggaagagatggcattggagATGTGGGAGGCTTCATATCTGCATACCTGTTaatataaacataatttttgaagaaaattattaagtaaataaaagaattttaatAGAATGATAAACAAAGAATTTGCAATGTGAAAGGTGATAGAGGCTTTGGTTTCTGTTGCTGGTTTTGTACTGTTTCATTCACAATGGTAGTAGTACTTTCAGCTTACCTTTGCCCGAGTTCGATCCTAATGACACGACACCATCTACGTTAATGTCCTTCAGACTTGAAGCAATGCTAGGAGTTGGTGTAGGAGATGTCGGCGGTTTCAAATCTTCGTATCTGCGGTGAGTGATGGCGCATTGCATTCAAGCAAACAAGGGAAGAACTAAAAGAGCATTGTTTGCTTACACAGTGTAAGGAGAAAGAGGTTGGTGTTTTTGAGGTGTGAATTTTGCTTGTTCCTTCTCTTGAAGATCAAGAGAACTGCTTGGTGTTGGAGTGGGGGATGTTGGTGGCTTCAAATCATCATACCtgcaaacataatatttttattttgtttggttttagaAGAAGTGATTTTCAAAAGATGTTATCATTCATGATGGCTTACATAGAGTAAGGGGAAAGTGGTCTTGGCTTTGAAGCTTCTGATTGAACAACAACATCCTCAGGTTTAGGAGCAGGAATGGGAGGTTCAGGAGGTAGCTCCTGACAAGGAAAAGGAAACATGGAATGAAAGTTTTAAAGAGTTATGgaatgataaaaaatttaatagtaaTTAAGAACACAggagaaaatatgaaaacaatgaaaaattagCAAGATGAATATATGATAGGAACAATGAATCACTGAAGAACCAACCCTTTTTGAAGGTATCTTGGCAAGAAGCTCTTCCATGGGAGTTAAAGGTGCAGTTGTTTCAGCGATTGCTTCCACAACTTTGCAGTAAGATAGCCTTGTATTTTTTGCCATGCATGCCATGAGTTCGGCAACCTGCATAACAGAATTGAATAATTCTCAAACGAGTCTGatatttaatatgttttctGATCTTGAATATCATTGCTCAAAAACATGCACTTGAGATCAGTACAAGTACAACAACAGAAGAGAAATCACACCATCCATAGAAAACAGATATTCAGTATTATTACGTTCCAAGAACACctctgtttttatttattgtgaaaattttcagtgattaatttttaaaccaaattCATTGCTTATACCTTAATTTTTACCATATCATAACCATGGCCAACTCTTTGTCATATTCAAGTTACTGAATGTGAATGCATAGCTATACAGTCTTAAAACTCTGGAATACTAAGATACCTGAAGATTTGAGACTAGGCCACCAAACAATGTGTCGTCAGGTGAGAGAGTGAGATTATGTGTTTCCTTGAAAGCATCTGTAGGCCGCTCCATCCCTCCTGGCCTAACAATCTGAGAATTCATATAAATGTGTAAAATTGTTTGAGATGTTACCTCGTAGTTAGTAAACTTCAGACAAAAACTATGAATAAGAAAGTAAAATACTAGTATCTGCACAGACCGTGTAAGGCAGGCCGCTGGCCATTAATGCTTCTTCGGCTTTTCTTTTCCAGATGAGAACCCCCCAAAATAAGCTTTAATCACGATAAAGTTCAGTTCAGTTGAGCAGCAATCAGTCAATGAATGTTTATTCAGATGAactaatttttgaataaatatcaaACACTTTAGAGAAACACAAGGATATCTTGTCCTTGATTTCACTTCCTTAACCACCATGAACTAGCAATTCTTTTCTACAAGTTTAAATCTTGATACTTATTCAATGTTTGGCAGAAGAGAGAGATGATATACAAAAGTTGGTAGCATATAGCATTGAAAGTACTCAAACTACAACCGATTGAATATTAATAGAGACTATAACTTACTTCAAAATTGCTGCAGGAAAACCAATCTTATTCGTTCCCAGAGAAGAGACCAAAATGAAGTGATCAACTTTTGCAACAGTTGCTGCACAATGAAGGAAGATCCTTAGCACCAGAATTTAGTTTCCATGAAGAGAACTCTTTTTAGACAACAACTATAGCTTCAATTATCATGACAATAAAGATAACTTGCCATCTTATTCTGTAAATCAAAAGGCTGGTTATTTCAATCAATAAGAAACCTCTAGTTCCTAGTTCCTACCAAATTTTAGATAGAAATCTTAAATGTAGGTGATGACACAATAGAATAATCCCCTCATTGATTAGACATGAGATTGAATGTTCAGTACCTGCATTAATAAGATTTTCAGTAGCTTTATAGTCAATACGATATGGTCCTGTTATATCGAAAACCTCCTTTTCACTGGCTCCTATGCAGCAGATGACTATGGAGGCATTCCCAATCGCTGCGCCTATTCCACCTTGATTCTCCAAATCACATTCAATGATTTCAAGCTTTTCTACAGCTGGTCTAAACACCAAAAGATGTAAGTTATTGAAACAAGAAGCTAAGCattgcacaaaataaaaatggaaataacaGTGATACAATGCAAAGTAATTTTCTTACGTTTACTTCCAGAACTATCATCAAGTTTCATTTGTCGAACACtctacaagagaaaaaaaaaattgcgaGAGAACTCAACAACAGAAAAATTTGTGAGAAATAAGATCACATTGACTTCATCCTTACTTCAACGAGTGTTTGTGCTCTCTGAGCACTCCGCACGCCTGCACGTACTTGGAAACCAAGCTTCAAGAGCTctctaatgaaaaaaaatagaacagaTATACTTCTTTGAAAGACTGAAATCAATTTGATAAGTTTAACAACGATAATTCTGAGGGAAAAGCATAAGGTTTTAACCTCACAGTCCTTGAACCTACTCTACCAGTAGCACCTGCAACAAATACAACGTCTTTAtcagttttaattttatctGGTTCATTCACATTTGCCGTCTTTTGACTCGACCCAACTGATCCTGCAGAAAAATCACATCAGAAAGAGAAAGGAATATAACTGATTGGTCTCAAGAAGATAAAAATTCATGCATTATGTATTCATCTACtccaaataaatcattcaagaacattgaaaagcataaaaatGGCATGATTATAATTGAAAGTAGTTTGTAAAAATGgaaattttggaattttaatGCATTGATAGAGAAAGATAGATGTTGTATACTGAGAAAACCTTCTTGAATCCTGGAATTCAATGTACTAAGAGAACCTCATTTTAtacacaaaatcatcaaatcaccactcaattttattcaaataacaaaatttaaaaaaaaaattaaagggaaATAGCCAGGAATACATCAAAAGAAGGCATTTGTGACAAATTTCAttcaaagcaaaagaaacagAACAATCTCAAGGAAAATAAAGCagaaaaagattaaattaaggaaatttgtgatgaatttcaaaaatcataCCAACAGCTCGAACCCTAAAATCAAGTGAAGCTGATGATTTCCTGGCATCTGTGCATCTCTTGTTTGCTGGAATTCCAAGAGAACAGCCAGAAAAGAAGATTGATTTCTCAATTGAATTCCTTCCTGAAATCCCATGGATTGGAATTGGAGATGAATGCAAAGCTAAGAGcttcatctttatttattttcctaacttttttttttatattttttgaatttaattctCAATCAAGAAACAATGGTTGTAGATCCTGAAAAAAATGGAGggatattgatatttttaagaatt comes from Dioscorea cayenensis subsp. rotundata cultivar TDr96_F1 chromosome 15, TDr96_F1_v2_PseudoChromosome.rev07_lg8_w22 25.fasta, whole genome shotgun sequence and encodes:
- the LOC120276938 gene encoding probable E3 ubiquitin-protein ligase ARI1: MDDDDYYYSQSSDDEDAGDDDDDDCYDDLFDDPLCDEDSSTNSYEYTVIEEKSLLTLQMEALQKVIEFLSLSESSARILLIHNRWDVTKILELFDRKGKEQLFLEAGLVLDDNNYNNNNDSSFSALSQITCNVCFDDFSKDEFSVMSCGHYYCNNCWTEHFIVKINNGASRRISCITPKCNAICDEAIVRKLVAKKSPDVVCRFDRFLLESYVEDNNKVKWCPSTPHCGNAICVEDDPCCEVECSCGLTFCFNCLLEAHSPCSCKMWELWSQKCKDESENINWIMVNTKPCPKCRKNVVKNGGCNHVRCICGQCFCWLCGNATGTAHTYDTIDSHSCGRYDDAKSKHIERAKRDLYRYTHYHNRYESHAKSLKEEINLYETIEGLINDSKSEDTHFKSFRWALDGLNQLKRAREVLSYSYPFAFYMFGRELFIDDMRPEESAMKKNLFEDQQQQLECQVENLSMHLGKSFDLLSDKELFETSQHVTNLSSIVNRLCKEMYKCIENDLLLPFRKNHPIATYMSNALRKKR
- the LOC120276859 gene encoding protein TIC 62, chloroplastic isoform X2, whose protein sequence is MKLLALHSSPIPIHGISGRNSIEKSIFFSGCSLGIPANKRCTDARKSSASLDFRVRAVGSVGSSQKTANVNEPDKIKTDKDVVFVAGATGRVGSRTVRELLKLGFQVRAGVRSAQRAQTLVESVRQMKLDDSSGSKPVEKLEIIECDLENQGGIGAAIGNASIVICCIGASEKEVFDITGPYRIDYKATENLINAATVAKVDHFILVSSLGTNKIGFPAAILNLFWGVLIWKRKAEEALMASGLPYTIVRPGGMERPTDAFKETHNLTLSPDDTLFGGLVSNLQVAELMACMAKNTRLSYCKVVEAIAETTAPLTPMEELLAKIPSKRELPPEPPIPAPKPEDVVVQSEASKPRPLSPYSMYDDLKPPTSPTPTPSSSLDLQEKEQAKFTPQKHQPLSPYTVYADMKPPTSPMPSLPKY
- the LOC120276859 gene encoding protein TIC 62, chloroplastic isoform X1: MKLLALHSSPIPIHGISGRNSIEKSIFFSGCSLGIPANKRCTDARKSSASLDFRVRAVGSVGSSQKTANVNEPDKIKTDKDVVFVAGATGRVGSRTVRELLKLGFQVRAGVRSAQRAQTLVESVRQMKLDDSSGSKPVEKLEIIECDLENQGGIGAAIGNASIVICCIGASEKEVFDITGPYRIDYKATENLINAATVAKVDHFILVSSLGTNKIGFPAAILNLFWGVLIWKRKAEEALMASGLPYTIVRPGGMERPTDAFKETHNLTLSPDDTLFGGLVSNLQVAELMACMAKNTRLSYCKVVEAIAETTAPLTPMEELLAKIPSKRELPPEPPIPAPKPEDVVVQSEASKPRPLSPYSMYDDLKPPTSPTPTPSSSLDLQEKEQAKFTPQKHQPLSPYTVYEDLKPPTSPTPTPSIASSLKDINVDGVVSLGSNSGKGMQI